The Iamia majanohamensis genome window below encodes:
- a CDS encoding SDR family NAD(P)-dependent oxidoreductase, with product MPPDASPFDLTGQVAVVTGGGSGIGLAMARALAAAGSDVCVWGRRPEPVAAAAEELAAAGVRTLGISVDVTDEDAVAGAMARTVEELGRVDTCIANAGVGGGGTRFLDTSLEEFRRVQRTNLEGAFLTLREGARPMVAQGDGGSLIAIASLAALHGQPRGQSYSASKGALISMVRSIAIELAPQGIRANAVLPGWTMTPMAEGVLTWDRFRDRVLPRMPVGRWGRPDDFGAVAVYLASPASAFHTADTLLLDGGYSAF from the coding sequence GTGCCTCCCGACGCCTCCCCCTTCGACCTGACCGGCCAGGTCGCGGTCGTCACCGGGGGCGGCTCGGGCATCGGCCTGGCCATGGCCCGGGCCCTCGCCGCGGCGGGCAGCGACGTCTGCGTGTGGGGCCGACGCCCCGAGCCCGTCGCCGCCGCGGCCGAGGAGCTGGCTGCCGCCGGGGTGCGCACCCTGGGCATCTCGGTCGACGTCACCGACGAGGACGCGGTGGCGGGCGCCATGGCCCGCACCGTGGAGGAGCTGGGCCGGGTCGACACCTGCATCGCCAACGCCGGGGTGGGCGGGGGCGGCACCCGGTTCCTCGACACCTCGCTGGAGGAGTTCCGCCGGGTCCAGCGCACCAACCTGGAGGGCGCCTTCCTCACCCTGCGCGAGGGCGCCCGGCCCATGGTCGCCCAGGGCGACGGCGGCAGCCTGATCGCCATCGCCAGCCTGGCCGCCCTGCACGGCCAGCCCCGGGGCCAGTCCTACTCGGCCTCCAAGGGCGCCCTCATCTCCATGGTCCGCTCCATCGCCATCGAGCTGGCCCCGCAGGGCATCCGGGCCAACGCCGTGCTGCCGGGCTGGACGATGACGCCCATGGCCGAGGGCGTGCTCACCTGGGACCGCTTCCGCGACCGGGTGCTGCCCCGCATGCCCGTCGGCCGGTGGGGCCGGCCCGACGACTTCGGGGCCGTCGCCGTGTACCTGGCCAGCCCGGCCAGCGCCTTCCACACCGCCGACACCCTCCTGCTCGACGGGGGCTACTCGGCCTTCTGA
- a CDS encoding DUF4214 domain-containing protein — protein sequence MARRLATLTAATVLVLTVVAAGPAGADAPTAAPRPARQAEPRAACTENPFTAGFAAEVARRWPGKRFTAALFDSVTGCEYLFRPDVRITTASVLKAEILAGVVLRAQQQGRGLTAWEHSQVVPMIRYSDDPTASALWRSLGGVSGMRGVDRALGLTATTQASPWGLTLTTARDRNTVLRRLIWGLGGTYTAASRMRARAYLLDVTPSQRWGITNGVPSSWRVPMKNGFFTSQCCRWRTNTSGVVERPGRGAYALTVLSDGWATEAQGIAAVDTISGVVADWAAATAGPHPSAARAVHRSVGDVLGRAPSYDEERWWSARIGTWGTGGPDVLAELLSTNELDVHVGRMLRLYLGGLGTMPSAQAYAYRAWQLRTGRITATQLGDDIAASLGFTGGASLTDEQFVDRAVERTLGRTPSDASRQRWVDRLQGGMSRGAVLLHFADSAEARWVRYAPVKVGEVWGSMLRRPPAQADIDAWVPRLQSGTSLTSLAAMVFRSREYAGRW from the coding sequence ATGGCGCGACGGCTGGCGACCCTCACGGCGGCGACCGTGCTGGTCCTCACCGTGGTGGCGGCGGGCCCGGCCGGGGCCGACGCGCCCACGGCGGCACCGCGGCCCGCCCGCCAGGCCGAGCCCCGCGCCGCCTGCACGGAGAACCCCTTCACCGCCGGGTTCGCCGCGGAGGTGGCCCGACGCTGGCCGGGCAAGCGCTTCACCGCCGCCCTCTTCGACAGCGTCACCGGCTGCGAGTACCTGTTCCGGCCCGACGTCCGCATCACCACCGCCAGCGTTCTGAAGGCCGAGATCCTGGCCGGCGTCGTCCTGCGGGCCCAGCAGCAGGGCCGCGGCCTCACCGCGTGGGAGCACTCCCAGGTGGTGCCCATGATCCGCTACTCCGACGACCCGACGGCCAGCGCCCTGTGGCGCTCCCTCGGCGGGGTCAGCGGGATGCGCGGCGTCGACCGTGCCCTGGGCCTGACCGCCACCACCCAGGCCTCGCCCTGGGGCCTGACCCTCACCACCGCCCGCGACCGCAACACGGTGCTGCGGCGGCTGATCTGGGGCCTGGGCGGCACCTACACCGCCGCGTCCCGGATGCGGGCCCGGGCCTACCTGCTCGACGTCACCCCCTCGCAGCGGTGGGGCATCACCAACGGCGTGCCCAGCAGCTGGCGGGTGCCGATGAAGAACGGCTTCTTCACCTCGCAGTGCTGCCGCTGGCGCACCAACACCTCCGGCGTCGTCGAGCGGCCGGGCCGGGGGGCGTACGCCCTCACCGTGCTCTCCGACGGCTGGGCCACCGAGGCCCAGGGCATCGCGGCGGTGGACACCATCTCCGGGGTGGTGGCCGACTGGGCCGCGGCCACCGCCGGGCCCCACCCGTCGGCCGCCCGGGCCGTGCACCGCTCGGTGGGCGACGTCCTCGGCCGGGCGCCGTCCTACGACGAGGAGCGCTGGTGGTCGGCCCGCATCGGGACCTGGGGCACCGGGGGACCCGACGTGCTGGCCGAGCTCCTCTCGACCAACGAGCTCGACGTCCACGTCGGGCGCATGCTGCGGCTCTACCTCGGCGGCCTGGGCACCATGCCGAGCGCCCAGGCCTACGCCTACCGGGCCTGGCAGCTGCGCACCGGGCGCATCACCGCGACGCAGCTGGGCGACGACATCGCCGCCTCGCTGGGCTTCACCGGCGGGGCGTCGCTCACCGACGAGCAGTTCGTCGACCGCGCCGTGGAGCGGACCCTCGGCCGGACCCCCTCGGACGCGTCCCGCCAGCGCTGGGTCGACCGCCTGCAGGGCGGGATGAGCCGGGGCGCGGTGCTGCTGCACTTCGCCGACTCGGCCGAGGCCCGCTGGGTCCGCTACGCCCCGGTCAAGGTCGGCGAGGTGTGGGGCTCGATGCTCCGCCGCCCACCGGCCCAGGCCGACATCGACGCGTGGGTCCCCCGCCTCCAGTCCGGCACGTCGCTGACCTCGCTGGCGGCCATGGTCTTCCGCTCCCGCGAGTACGCCGGCCGCTGGTAG
- a CDS encoding flavodoxin family protein codes for MPPTTPPNRRSPPMPDTPAAPDVAGLRALFLSCTLKRSPEVSNTEGLAARSMDIMRDQGVEVELVRVVDHDVASGVQPDMTEHGWEVDDWPAIQEKVLAADILVVCSPIWLGEKSSICTQVVERLYASSAELNEWGQSVYYGRVGGCLVTGNEDGVKHVSMSVLYALQHIGYTIPPQADAGWIGEVGPGPSYLDEGSGGPENDFTRRNTGFMTWNLLDLASVLRAGGGFPARGNRRDT; via the coding sequence GTGCCGCCGACCACGCCCCCGAACCGCCGGAGCCCTCCCATGCCCGACACCCCCGCCGCCCCCGACGTCGCCGGCCTGCGGGCCCTGTTCCTCAGCTGCACGCTGAAGCGCTCCCCCGAGGTGTCGAACACCGAGGGGCTGGCCGCCCGCTCCATGGACATCATGCGGGACCAGGGCGTGGAGGTCGAGCTGGTGCGCGTGGTCGACCACGACGTGGCCTCGGGCGTGCAGCCCGACATGACCGAGCACGGGTGGGAGGTCGACGACTGGCCCGCCATCCAGGAGAAGGTGCTGGCCGCCGACATCCTCGTCGTGTGCAGCCCCATCTGGCTGGGCGAGAAGTCGTCGATCTGCACCCAGGTCGTGGAGCGCCTCTACGCGTCGTCGGCCGAGCTCAACGAGTGGGGCCAGTCCGTGTACTACGGCCGGGTCGGCGGCTGCCTCGTCACCGGCAACGAGGACGGCGTGAAGCACGTGTCGATGAGCGTGCTCTACGCCCTCCAGCACATCGGCTACACCATCCCGCCCCAGGCCGACGCGGGCTGGATCGGCGAGGTGGGACCGGGGCCGTCGTACCTCGACGAGGGCTCGGGCGGCCCCGAGAACGACTTCACCCGGCGCAACACCGGCTTCATGACCTGGAACCTGCTCGACCTGGCCAGCGTGCTGCGCGCCGGCGGCGGCTTCCCCGCCCGGGGCAACCGCCGCGACACCTGA
- a CDS encoding S53 family peptidase, whose product MADQASSTHQMAPRRSRRVGWAVALLVLVASVAVAGGASVAPAGAEPAVAWEDTSPDGQPRTGDADPDDTLTVHLGLRHVDTVGLEAAARAVSDPASSRYGQHLSLSEVASGFGAPPHEAAAVVAALAAEGIEARVGATGTQVVAPMTVGQASTFFATTWGTYGTGDDATELPDTAPTLPAGLAEVVSLVTGLVPDPAVAAAGAAPAAGRAGPPTLPVFGGGAPFRTGVAEGCPEGTGAAELAVGSGQYVGLFPNQLADAYGLSTLRDAGIDGAGVRAAVVGFGAPSSADLGVFADCLGLDTSAVHVEADPGTDTYDGNALEATLDVQTLLAAAPGLDRLDVYALEQGQDVATFVDLLEAPLAAAAAGRPLPHLVSVSYGLCEPAWVGDPAALLVEQVLAGAALAGVGYQIASGDNGSSDCVEGTGATDIAVDYPAASEWTTAVGGTNLGLDAGNAIASQGVWNDDVYPDGLGAAYPDSGGGGGRSIAISRPAHQRGPGVPAGGTRLVPDIALFADPWPGYAIYCIAACPVAAGATTGWQNVGGTSASTPLTTGALALVTEHLTRARGTGGDAVRLGLVSPVLWELGRQGSDVLRDVTIGDNDVAGVGCCAAGPGFDLASGWGSLDAGHLAAALGPVPVDLTASVGTSGADGRAPVRLDAQAAPSAGRVTTWTWSVDGAEVATTDAGTLDLALPVGPHEVEVRVRTDLAAEGVAATGVDVTAAPGPGGGVGPTTATPAQPVRAAARFTG is encoded by the coding sequence GTGGCGGACCAGGCGAGCAGCACCCACCAGATGGCACCACGCCGGTCGCGCCGGGTGGGGTGGGCGGTCGCCCTGCTCGTCCTCGTCGCGTCGGTGGCGGTGGCCGGCGGCGCCTCGGTGGCCCCGGCCGGGGCGGAGCCCGCAGTGGCGTGGGAGGACACCTCGCCCGACGGCCAGCCCCGCACCGGCGACGCCGACCCCGACGACACGCTCACCGTGCACCTGGGCCTCCGCCACGTCGACACCGTCGGCCTGGAGGCCGCCGCGAGGGCGGTCAGCGACCCTGCGTCGTCGCGGTACGGCCAGCACCTCTCGCTGTCCGAGGTGGCCTCCGGCTTCGGCGCCCCACCCCACGAGGCCGCCGCGGTGGTCGCCGCCCTCGCCGCCGAGGGGATCGAGGCGAGGGTGGGCGCGACCGGCACCCAGGTCGTGGCGCCCATGACGGTCGGCCAGGCGTCGACCTTCTTCGCCACCACCTGGGGCACCTACGGCACCGGCGACGACGCCACCGAGCTGCCCGACACCGCCCCCACGCTGCCGGCGGGCCTGGCCGAGGTCGTGTCCCTGGTGACCGGGCTGGTCCCCGACCCGGCCGTGGCGGCGGCCGGGGCCGCACCCGCCGCGGGGCGGGCGGGGCCGCCGACCCTCCCGGTGTTCGGGGGCGGGGCGCCGTTCCGCACCGGTGTGGCCGAGGGCTGCCCCGAAGGAACCGGCGCGGCCGAGCTGGCGGTCGGCTCCGGCCAGTACGTGGGGCTCTTCCCGAACCAGCTGGCCGACGCCTACGGGCTCTCCACCCTGCGCGACGCCGGCATCGACGGCGCCGGGGTACGGGCCGCGGTGGTCGGCTTCGGTGCGCCGTCGTCGGCCGACCTCGGCGTGTTCGCCGACTGCCTCGGCCTCGACACCTCGGCGGTGCACGTCGAGGCCGATCCCGGCACCGACACCTACGACGGCAACGCCCTCGAGGCCACGCTCGACGTGCAGACCCTCCTCGCCGCGGCGCCCGGCCTCGACCGCCTCGACGTCTACGCCCTCGAGCAGGGCCAGGACGTGGCCACCTTCGTCGACCTGCTCGAGGCCCCGCTCGCCGCGGCGGCCGCCGGCCGGCCCCTGCCCCACCTGGTGTCGGTGTCCTACGGCCTGTGCGAGCCGGCGTGGGTGGGCGACCCTGCGGCCCTCCTCGTCGAGCAGGTCCTGGCCGGCGCGGCCCTCGCCGGTGTCGGCTACCAGATCGCCTCGGGCGACAACGGCTCGAGCGACTGCGTGGAGGGCACCGGCGCGACCGACATCGCCGTCGACTACCCGGCGGCCTCGGAGTGGACCACCGCGGTGGGCGGCACCAACCTGGGCCTCGACGCCGGCAACGCCATCGCCAGCCAGGGCGTCTGGAACGACGACGTCTACCCCGACGGGCTCGGGGCGGCCTACCCCGACTCCGGGGGAGGCGGGGGCCGCAGCATCGCCATCTCCCGGCCGGCCCACCAGCGGGGACCAGGCGTGCCCGCCGGCGGGACCCGCCTGGTGCCCGACATCGCCCTCTTCGCCGACCCCTGGCCCGGCTACGCCATCTACTGCATCGCGGCCTGCCCCGTCGCCGCCGGGGCCACCACCGGCTGGCAGAACGTGGGCGGCACCAGCGCCTCCACCCCGCTCACCACCGGTGCCCTGGCCCTGGTGACCGAGCACCTCACCCGGGCCCGGGGCACCGGTGGCGACGCCGTCCGCCTGGGCCTGGTGTCCCCCGTGCTCTGGGAGCTGGGTCGCCAGGGCAGCGACGTGCTGCGCGACGTCACCATCGGCGACAACGACGTCGCCGGGGTGGGCTGCTGCGCCGCCGGCCCCGGCTTCGACCTGGCCTCGGGCTGGGGCTCCCTCGACGCCGGCCATCTGGCCGCCGCCCTCGGCCCGGTGCCGGTGGACCTCACTGCGTCCGTGGGCACATCCGGCGCCGACGGCCGGGCCCCGGTCCGCCTCGATGCGCAGGCCGCCCCGTCGGCGGGGAGGGTGACGACGTGGACGTGGTCGGTCGACGGCGCCGAGGTGGCGACCACCGACGCCGGCACCCTCGACCTCGCCCTCCCGGTCGGGCCGCACGAGGTGGAGGTGCGGGTCCGCACCGACCTGGCCGCCGAGGGGGTCGCAGCCACCGGGGTCGACGTGACGGCCGCCCCCGGCCCCGGCGGCGGGGTCGGGCCGACGACGGCGACGCCGGCGCAGCCCGTCCGCGCCGCGGCCCGCTTCACCGGCTGA
- a CDS encoding TIGR03621 family F420-dependent LLM class oxidoreductase has translation MAHPRRFRFATEVHQPFPGMGWLDTAREVEALGYSTVFVPDHLDEGPGPIAALAAFASVTTTLNVGALVLDCDFRHPAVLARELATVDALSEGRLEVGLGAGWKALDYERSGIPMDRPGVRVSRLIEHAAVLRGLWGEGPFSFAGDHYTITDMDGTPAPHRPGGPPILVGGGAPRLLRWAGSAADIVGVNASIHSGEIDQDAADDAMAERIDEKVGWVREGAGDRFADLELNAWLAAAEISEDPTLPGAMAELFGTDEASFRASPLALVGAPGEVAEALHARRERWGYSYHVIPADKAHDFAPTVAALTGT, from the coding sequence ATGGCCCACCCCCGACGCTTCCGCTTCGCCACCGAGGTCCACCAGCCGTTCCCCGGCATGGGCTGGCTCGACACCGCCCGGGAGGTCGAGGCGCTCGGCTACTCGACGGTGTTCGTCCCCGACCACCTCGACGAGGGCCCCGGCCCCATCGCCGCCCTGGCCGCCTTCGCCTCGGTCACCACCACCCTGAACGTCGGCGCCCTGGTGCTCGACTGCGACTTCCGCCACCCGGCGGTGCTGGCCCGCGAGCTGGCCACCGTCGACGCCCTGTCCGAGGGGCGCCTCGAGGTCGGCCTGGGCGCGGGGTGGAAGGCCCTCGACTACGAGCGCTCCGGCATCCCCATGGACCGCCCTGGAGTGCGGGTCAGCCGCCTCATCGAGCACGCCGCGGTGCTGCGGGGCCTCTGGGGCGAGGGCCCCTTCTCCTTCGCCGGCGACCACTACACGATCACCGACATGGACGGGACGCCCGCCCCCCACCGGCCCGGCGGCCCGCCGATCCTGGTCGGCGGCGGCGCGCCCCGACTGCTGCGCTGGGCCGGGTCGGCCGCCGACATCGTGGGGGTCAACGCCTCCATCCACTCCGGGGAGATCGACCAGGACGCAGCCGACGACGCCATGGCCGAGCGCATCGACGAGAAGGTCGGCTGGGTGCGCGAGGGGGCGGGCGACCGCTTCGCCGACCTCGAGCTCAACGCCTGGCTGGCCGCGGCCGAGATCTCCGAGGACCCCACGCTGCCGGGCGCCATGGCCGAGCTGTTCGGCACCGACGAGGCCTCGTTCCGGGCCAGCCCCCTCGCCCTGGTCGGCGCCCCGGGCGAGGTGGCCGAGGCCCTCCACGCGCGGCGCGAGCGGTGGGGCTACTCGTACCACGTGATCCCCGCCGACAAGGCCCACGACTTCGCCCCCACGGTGGCCGCCCTCACCGGCACCTGA
- a CDS encoding amidohydrolase family protein translates to MARDDETLPVKLGPVSNGEFLPVPHTPTVAEAIRRTHRLADDNARRLGISRRRFLAGATGAAATFLMLSACSKEEAQSRGEEPGGTFDVSTESTLDRDRALEELGGDEFIFDVQTHYVDQDLGQAGGEWTSAFPQAACPAGVEDGDPRTCFTVDAYFRELYVRSDTTMSILSALPALVADALDPAAMVHAVDVATRLGCDGRVLIHGGAYPHRGPIEPALAAMTDVRERYPVAAWKIYTMTPVDDHFYFDDHDPARPQIGQRFIDHVREVGPPIICTHKGISSIVGSSPELASPVDIGPAAARNTDISFVVYHSGFEPGAGGVGPYDPADPDPQGVDRLIRSLQDAGIGPNENVYAELGGTWWFLMRDPTAAAHVLGKLLTHVGEDRVVWGTDSIWFGTPQDQIQAFRTFQIAPELQERHGYPELTDATKRKVFGLTSAELYDITVPDSTCTVDAAQVEQIRATLPPARTYGPTTWSEAARHIAAHQGGHEL, encoded by the coding sequence GTGGCGCGCGACGACGAGACGCTGCCGGTCAAGCTGGGGCCGGTCTCCAACGGCGAGTTCCTGCCCGTCCCCCACACCCCCACGGTGGCCGAGGCCATCCGGCGCACCCACCGCCTGGCCGACGACAACGCTCGCCGCCTCGGCATCTCCCGGCGCCGCTTCCTGGCCGGCGCCACCGGCGCGGCGGCCACGTTCCTCATGCTCTCGGCCTGCTCCAAGGAGGAGGCCCAGAGCCGGGGCGAGGAGCCGGGCGGCACCTTCGACGTGTCGACCGAGTCCACCCTCGACCGCGACCGGGCCCTCGAGGAGCTGGGCGGCGACGAGTTCATCTTCGACGTGCAGACCCACTACGTCGACCAGGACCTGGGCCAGGCCGGCGGGGAGTGGACCTCGGCCTTCCCCCAGGCCGCCTGCCCGGCCGGGGTCGAGGACGGCGACCCCCGCACCTGCTTCACCGTCGACGCCTACTTCCGCGAGCTCTACGTCCGCTCCGACACGACCATGTCGATCCTCTCGGCCCTGCCCGCCCTCGTCGCCGACGCCCTCGACCCCGCGGCCATGGTCCACGCCGTCGACGTGGCCACCCGGCTGGGCTGCGACGGGCGGGTGCTGATCCACGGCGGGGCCTACCCGCACCGCGGGCCGATCGAGCCGGCCCTGGCGGCCATGACCGACGTGCGGGAGCGCTACCCGGTGGCGGCCTGGAAGATCTACACGATGACCCCGGTCGACGATCACTTCTACTTCGACGACCACGACCCGGCCCGCCCCCAGATCGGCCAGCGCTTCATCGACCACGTGCGGGAGGTGGGCCCGCCCATCATCTGCACCCACAAGGGCATCTCGTCGATCGTGGGGTCGTCGCCGGAGCTGGCCTCGCCGGTCGACATCGGCCCCGCCGCGGCCCGCAACACCGACATCTCCTTCGTCGTGTACCACTCGGGCTTCGAGCCCGGCGCCGGCGGGGTGGGTCCCTACGACCCCGCCGACCCCGACCCCCAGGGCGTCGACCGCCTCATCCGCTCCCTGCAGGACGCCGGCATCGGGCCCAACGAGAACGTCTACGCCGAGCTGGGCGGCACCTGGTGGTTCCTGATGCGCGACCCCACGGCCGCGGCCCACGTCCTGGGCAAGCTGCTCACCCACGTCGGCGAGGACCGGGTGGTGTGGGGGACCGACTCGATCTGGTTCGGGACGCCCCAGGACCAGATCCAGGCCTTCCGCACCTTCCAGATCGCCCCCGAGCTGCAGGAGCGCCACGGCTACCCGGAGCTGACCGACGCCACCAAGCGCAAGGTGTTCGGGCTCACCTCGGCCGAGCTCTACGACATCACCGTGCCCGACAGCACCTGCACGGTCGACGCGGCCCAAGTGGAGCAGATCCGGGCGACGCTGCCCCCGGCCCGGACCTACGGGCCCACCACCTGGAGCGAGGCGGCCCGCCACATCGCCGCCCACCAGGGCGGCCACGAGCTCTAG
- a CDS encoding DUF952 domain-containing protein, giving the protein MWEAAREGPILVPERFAEEGFVHLTIGLDRLLVPANAYYSGDPRPHVALTVAVDRLTDEVRFDVDPPIYPHLYGPLPVDAVTEVRRARRAPDGTFTGWDPPEATA; this is encoded by the coding sequence GTGTGGGAGGCGGCCCGCGAGGGGCCGATCCTGGTGCCCGAGCGGTTCGCCGAGGAGGGCTTCGTCCACCTCACGATCGGCCTCGACCGCCTGCTGGTGCCGGCCAACGCCTACTACTCCGGCGACCCGCGACCCCACGTGGCCCTCACCGTCGCCGTCGACCGCCTCACCGACGAGGTCCGCTTCGACGTCGACCCGCCGATCTACCCCCACCTCTACGGCCCCCTCCCCGTGGATGCGGTGACCGAGGTCCGTCGGGCCCGGCGCGCCCCCGACGGCACCTTCACCGGCTGGGACCCCCCGGAGGCGACCGCCTGA
- a CDS encoding EAL domain-containing protein: MSTAAGLWDGRWVVCRAHTLARTDQADGEDEAIVGMAHLPPAAQPPVRALVGDLSRPVDAQIALPLPAGGHALLTVRGDPAHVEVLVRGAGERLDAHPGDDLVAVLPDGRRASLAGVAACSIDPDGTTSSVSPALTEMTGVPARRLAAEGLLVAVAEEDHGRVLAVARRVADTADGVRLRPGDGGPDRWATVTGLDLVPDPTSISDPPPTDHGRLLLLTELHAGAGDLARAAHRATTAFQQAPAGRARVDADGAITAANPALAMVLHTTPEQLVGRPLASLVDDGDRLPLEALLQAALHGDLGGFEHEVRVRTTPVGADDEVPAEARRLGDPAPTWRARVQVDAVRVAGRPAEADVEVHDVTDRLRAETQERDTVDALRSAFIHAPTPMAVIEQDGTVREANSELRALLDLGAVDADPVRLSDLAPPEDHPLLEGVLTEIALGGRARVECRLRRRDGSEGVVELAVAAVTSTDHSSPFAIAQVNDITAQRDTEEKLLHQTLHDPLTGLGNRLLLRERLERAVDHRHQSPVALMFIDLDHFKWINDTHGHEVGDDLLVEVARRLRHVVRGDDTVVRLGGDEFVILAARVADEDGADALAGKVRRAVAEPVTIGSHTITVTASVGVVLAGAEHTTADALLRDADLAMYRAKSSGRDRHEVTVATPAGGGAAPGPGALRLALDTDGLRLHHQPVVDLRTGRAMGTEALLRVHDPVSGTAPPGRVLDGVNDPELLIDLAGWVLDQVLGQMEEWDDAGVGPLSAFLNLSGAELQSDTLLERVSATLTATHLRADRIHLEVPEPALLMADGAALDRLRTLAALGIRLGIDDFGTGSTSLAHLRSLPVHFLKIDPSIGRRLREPGGRAVVEAVVAVGRALGLDVIAEGIEEQSQMEILAQLGCTHAQGHLFGVPSPVEALALPPAT, encoded by the coding sequence GTGAGCACCGCGGCGGGCCTCTGGGACGGTCGCTGGGTGGTGTGCCGGGCCCACACCCTGGCCCGCACCGACCAGGCCGACGGCGAGGACGAGGCCATCGTGGGCATGGCCCACCTGCCCCCGGCCGCGCAGCCGCCGGTGCGGGCCCTGGTGGGCGACCTCTCCCGCCCCGTCGACGCCCAGATCGCCCTGCCCCTGCCCGCCGGGGGCCACGCCCTGCTCACGGTCCGGGGCGACCCCGCCCACGTCGAGGTCCTGGTCCGGGGCGCGGGCGAGCGCCTCGACGCCCACCCCGGCGACGACCTGGTCGCGGTGCTGCCCGACGGGCGCCGAGCCAGCCTGGCTGGCGTCGCCGCGTGCAGCATCGACCCCGACGGCACCACCTCCTCGGTGTCACCCGCCCTCACCGAGATGACCGGGGTCCCGGCGCGCCGCCTGGCCGCCGAGGGCCTGCTCGTGGCGGTGGCCGAGGAGGACCACGGCCGGGTCCTGGCCGTGGCCCGCCGGGTGGCCGACACCGCCGACGGCGTGCGCCTCCGCCCCGGCGACGGTGGCCCCGACCGGTGGGCGACCGTCACCGGGCTCGACCTGGTCCCGGACCCCACCTCGATCAGCGACCCGCCCCCCACCGACCACGGGCGCCTCCTGCTGCTCACCGAGCTCCACGCCGGGGCGGGCGACCTGGCCCGGGCCGCGCACCGGGCCACCACCGCCTTCCAGCAGGCCCCGGCCGGCCGGGCCCGGGTCGACGCCGACGGGGCCATCACCGCGGCCAACCCAGCGCTGGCCATGGTCCTGCACACCACCCCGGAGCAGCTGGTGGGCCGCCCCCTCGCGTCCCTCGTCGACGATGGTGACCGGCTGCCCCTCGAGGCGCTGCTCCAGGCCGCCCTCCACGGCGACCTGGGCGGCTTCGAGCACGAGGTGCGCGTGCGCACCACTCCGGTGGGCGCCGACGACGAGGTGCCGGCGGAGGCCCGCCGCCTCGGCGACCCGGCCCCCACCTGGCGGGCCCGGGTCCAGGTCGACGCGGTCCGGGTGGCGGGCCGGCCCGCCGAGGCCGACGTCGAGGTCCACGACGTCACCGACCGCCTGCGGGCCGAGACCCAGGAGCGCGACACCGTCGACGCCCTGCGCTCGGCCTTCATCCACGCCCCCACGCCGATGGCCGTGATCGAGCAGGACGGCACCGTCCGCGAGGCCAACTCCGAGCTGCGGGCCCTGCTCGACCTGGGGGCGGTCGACGCCGACCCGGTGCGCCTCTCGGACCTGGCCCCGCCGGAGGACCACCCCCTCCTCGAGGGGGTGCTGACCGAGATCGCCCTCGGCGGCCGGGCCCGGGTCGAGTGCCGCCTGCGGCGCCGGGACGGCAGCGAGGGCGTGGTCGAGCTGGCCGTCGCCGCCGTCACCTCCACCGACCACTCCAGCCCCTTCGCCATCGCCCAGGTCAACGACATCACGGCCCAGCGCGACACCGAGGAGAAGCTGCTCCACCAGACCCTCCACGACCCGCTCACCGGGCTGGGCAACCGGCTCCTGCTCCGCGAGCGCCTGGAGCGGGCCGTCGACCACCGCCACCAGTCGCCGGTGGCGCTCATGTTCATCGACCTCGACCACTTCAAGTGGATCAACGACACCCACGGCCACGAGGTCGGCGACGACCTGCTCGTCGAGGTGGCCCGCCGGCTCCGCCACGTCGTCCGCGGCGACGACACCGTGGTGCGGCTGGGGGGCGACGAGTTCGTCATCCTCGCGGCGCGGGTGGCCGACGAGGACGGCGCCGACGCCCTGGCCGGGAAGGTGCGCCGGGCCGTGGCCGAGCCGGTCACCATCGGGTCCCACACCATCACCGTCACCGCCTCGGTCGGCGTGGTCCTCGCCGGCGCCGAGCACACCACCGCCGACGCCCTCCTCCGCGACGCCGACCTGGCCATGTACCGGGCCAAGTCCTCCGGGCGCGACCGCCACGAGGTCACGGTGGCCACGCCCGCCGGCGGCGGCGCCGCCCCCGGCCCGGGGGCGCTCCGCCTCGCCCTCGACACCGACGGGCTGCGCCTGCACCACCAGCCCGTGGTCGACCTGCGCACCGGGCGGGCCATGGGCACCGAGGCCCTGCTCCGGGTGCACGACCCGGTGTCGGGCACGGCGCCGCCCGGGCGCGTGCTCGACGGCGTCAACGACCCCGAGCTGCTGATCGACCTGGCCGGCTGGGTGCTCGACCAGGTCCTGGGCCAGATGGAGGAGTGGGACGACGCCGGGGTGGGTCCGCTCAGCGCCTTCCTCAACCTGAGCGGGGCCGAGCTCCAGAGCGACACGCTGCTCGAGCGGGTGAGCGCCACCCTCACCGCCACCCACCTGCGGGCCGACCGCATCCACCTCGAGGTGCCCGAGCCGGCCCTGCTCATGGCCGACGGTGCCGCCCTCGACCGGCTCCGCACCCTCGCCGCCCTCGGCATCCGGCTGGGCATCGACGACTTCGGCACGGGCAGCACCTCGCTCGCCCACCTGCGGTCCCTGCCCGTCCACTTCCTGAAGATCGACCCGTCCATCGGCCGACGCCTGCGGGAGCCGGGGGGACGGGCCGTGGTGGAGGCCGTGGTCGCCGTGGGCCGGGCCCTGGGCCTCGACGTCATCGCCGAGGGGATCGAGGAGCAGTCCCAGATGGAGATCCTGGCCCAGCTGGGCTGCACCCACGCCCAGGGCCACCTCTTCGGCGTCCCGTCGCCGGTCGAGGCCCTGGCCCTGCCGCCCGCCACCTGA